In the Ipomoea triloba cultivar NCNSP0323 chromosome 6, ASM357664v1 genome, one interval contains:
- the LOC116022959 gene encoding F-box only protein 13, translated as MDSSRNLKRKSQEYEAPIFGLDELNQDLLERVLSRLPAASFFRLSSVCKRWKSVADSATFRLACSDVPSREPWFYMVGPHFSRPVVYDSSEENWKVLRCPSFLRPEPENEDSCCNFVPVAASGGLLCFHSESDGFVVSNPVTGFYRRIPSPESEESPLQAIAMASATNSYKLVLVSGEFPKLSFRVYDSGESKWGEKAFLRRKDPSDGSSGNSNSIEDLDDYPLYFLSKCGNLVASELQRSPCKQYSSVISSNSGDETVYFLSPSGTVVACNLAGKWFVEYPRLLPLDHEYSIDLVECRGEVYAVALSDYLESASLRVWRFDDEKTWEWEQVSAMPPALSHEFYGKTVDINCAGAGNRIFVCASCSEFCRYFVCNLEGNEWVELPNGNGNEFSCAFSFEPRIEAST; from the coding sequence ATGGATTCAAGTAGGAATTTGAAGAGGAAATCCCAAGAATATGAAGCTCCCATTTTCGGGTTGGATGAGCTCAATCAAGATCTCCTTGAAAGAGTTCTCTCTCGGTTGCCGGCGGCTTCTTTCTTCCGCCTCAGCTCCGTCTGCAAGCGGTGGAAATCGGTGGCTGATTCCGCCACTTTCCGCCTCGCCTGCTCCGATGTCCCTTCTCGGGAGCCTTGGTTTTACATGGTGGGTCCCCATTTCTCGCGCCCGGTGGTGTACGACTCGTCGGAGGAGAATTGGAAGGTTCTCCGGTGTCCGTCTTTTCTCCGGCCGGAACCGGAGAACGAGGATTCCTGCTGCAATTTCGTGCCCGTTGCAGCCTCCGGTGGACTCCTCTGTTTCCATAGCGAATCAGATGGTTTCGTGGTTTCGAATCCGGTCACCGGATTTTACCGCAGGATTCCCTCGCCGGAGTCCGAGGAAAGCCCTCTTCAGGCCATTGCCATGGCTTCCGCTACAAATTCCTACAAATTGGTTTTAGTCTCCGGTGAATTCCCAAAGCTCTCGTTCCGGGTTTACGATTCCGGCGAGAGTAAATGGGGAGAAAAAGCATTTCTCAGGAGAAAGGACCCATCCGACGGCTCTTCCGGGAATTCCAACTCCATTGAAGATCTTGATGATTACCCATTATATTTCTTGAGCAAGTGCGGCAATTTAGTGGCGTCGGAGTTACAGAGGAGCCCCTGCAAGCAATACTCGTCGGTAATTTCTTCAAACTCCGGCGACGAAACCGTGTACTTCCTTAGCCCATCCGGGACGGTGGTGGCCTGCAATCTCGCCGGAAAATGGTTCGTTGAGTACCCGAGGCTGCTCCCTCTCGACCACGAATACTCAATCGACTTAGTGGAGTGCAGGGGAGAAGTTTACGCCGTCGCGCTCTCCGACTATCTGGAGAGTGCCAGCCTGAGAGTGTGGAGGTTCGACGACGAGAAGACGTGGGAATGGGAGCAAGTCTCCGCGATGCCGCCGGCGTTGTCGCATGAGTTTTACGGCAAGACGGTTGACATCAACTGCGCCGGCGCCGGGAACCGGATTTTCGTCTGCGCTTCGTGTTCTGAGTTCTGCAGATATTTTGTGTGCAATTTGGAAGGGAATGAATGGGTGGAATTGCCAAACGGGAATGGGAATGAGTTTAGCTGCGCGTTCTCGTTTGAGCCCAGGATTGAGGCTTCGACCTGA